The DNA window gccctataagaaggctgctcagagagaggagaggcAGTTTGTCCCAGGTcttcgagaggggaaggtctggctCCAGAGTtgggagactagcacccgggacagcgcagggctgggcaggcccgggggagcagagggtaactccagcccggtgtctgccaggctgcaggccctgaggggaagggcctagccggtgcgaggggccgaaggggaagcggcccagggacgtggacagatggagggagagaaggagggcaggacggctgccactagagggtccctgggttgggacccagagtagtgggtggcctgggtccctcctttcccccccttgcagtacacccagccatcgaCCATAGGGAGCAGCCAGTATAGACTAcaccagatccctgacaagagggattagactttggggtgtgtggttggacatggtggtGGGGGCATAAagagactgctgattgaccccccccccgccccacaagggggtgtggatggactaaggggcactgctggagggcagtggtccaGAAGAGGACACCGCGAGTTGGGAGCGACGCGGGCTCAGAAGCCAATCGAGGGCGAGACGacggatgggacaccaccaggagggggcgctccactggacagagctaattcccgagacaaccagtaggaggcgctgcggtggtgagtccccaACCCCGTCACAGGGAGGTAGTGAGAGCCAGATGGAGTcctaggggagggagggatttggtCGTGGTGGGAGGCCGAGGAGTTTGATTTTgtggtggggagaaaggagggaggggtaatggcagggggaggggatgaggtgaattttgtggggtggggggaggatgggcTGGGTCCATCTAGTCCCtgcccacacaccccttcctcccatcctGACCCatgcccccgcccacaccccccttTCTCTCACCGAGCCCTTGACCACATCTGCCTTCCtgacctccagccccctgcccagaccATTTAGCTACCTGCCCTAGCTCACAAGCCCCTGAGATGCTCTGGGAACCTAGGgcgtcctcccccccgcccccagacgaGACCCCCGCAGTAAGTTACTTAGCTGATGTCTGTGCCGGTGGGGTGCGCTCCCAGCTCCTTGCTCCATGGCTCAGCCTTCAGGGGCTGTGCGTCGTAGCCGCCCTGTGCGTCCGTCTCTGGGGATGCTGCAGAGAGACGTCTTCTCATCACCTTCCTCCCGTCGATGGGCCAGAGTCCGTGTGCGTCTCTAAGGATGCGGATGTGCTACCGACCCTCCATACGTCTGGGCGGTGGCGAAGGCTTTAGGCTGGGTCCCGGCAGGGCGAAGGCTGGCTGATGGCGTCAGTTCTTTCCCTGTCCCTGGTGGCTGGGTGCGGTGCGGCCAGAGCCCTATGGAGGGGTGGGGCTCGGTGTTGCTGTctggggctctgctggcatcgGGCAGGGCCTTGCTGCGGGAGCTGCAGGTTGCTCctccggccgggctgggggaggggagggagcctggCAGCTCCGGTTCGGCCTGTTGGCCCCGGGGGGGAGCCTGGTGTGGATCTGGCGCGCTGGGCTGGGATGCCGTTGGCCTGGCACTGCTGGAGCTGCCAGTTCTCAGCCCTGATGCTCGTAGTGCTGGCGTTTCCCAAGCAGGGGCCTGGGTGTATCACGGTGAGTCCCAGAGCTCGTTGTCCTGGCCTCACATGGAGATCGGGTCTGGCTGGCAAGCCGGCAGCGGGCAGGGCTTCCTAGCCGGGGGCAGCGACTGGCGTGTGTGCCCAGACCCGCTGCTGGCTGTGGTCGCCACCCTGTGTATTCAGGTCTCTGCTGGCAGAGTCGTCTCTGGTCTCAgccagcagctgggctcccccGGCGCGTCCTTGCCAGGCCTATCTGGCAGCCTTGCGTGGGCGCCGTCTCTGTCCCCCACACTTGCTGCACTCGCGGCCCCCACGTCGCCGTCTCTTCCGGGGCGGCTCTCCCGCCCTGAGCTGCCCCAGCACCCGGTAGTAGACGCGGCAGCTGAAGCCTTCGCGCAGCCCCTGCTTCACATGCTGGGTCAGggcctccaggctggggaagactcgGCAGCAGGCCAGGCAGCGCAGGCCCTGCTCGGGGGTGAGGAGCCACTCAGGGGGCGCTCCCATCGGCTGCTGCGGAGCCTCCTCTGCTGGCCCCCCCGCGCCGCTCTCTGCCTCGGGGTCCACGTCCCCCAGCTCGGACCTGGTGTGGGAGCTGCTCGGGTCCGAGCCGGCAAAGCTTTCTCCTCCCCTGTAATTGGCCTTAAAGATGCGGGGGCGCTTCCTAATGGTTCCAAAGCCAGCCCCGGTCTCCCAGGCCACCGAGACGCCGTTCACGGCCCTGATCTTCATGTAGAACAGGgacttttcttctccctccccctcggcCTCTCTGACACGTGCCGAGCGCTTTCTCTTCACGCCCGCGCCGGGTGGATCCCCTGGGGGCTGTGCACACAGGCGGTTGGAGGCCGCAGGCTGCACGCCGCGGGTGGAGGAGTGGCTGGTGACAGATGTGGCCGTGGAGGTCTGCTGGTTTGGGTCCCTGGGGCCTGCAGAGGCAGAGACCCCCTGCTCCGCCGTTTCCCCAGGAACGGAGCTCCCGGCAGAGACCCCCTGACGAGGGGGCGACTCCCCTGATCTCTGCGACTCTGAAAGCAGAATGAGAGCCTAACTCCTGTGGCCATCGCCCCCTGCGGTGCGTCCCCCtccggctcccagccctgtgtcccAGGCCCAAAGGGGCCCtctgtgggcagggggagggggtcgggAAGGGGACTCACTGAGTACGAATATCAGGGGAGCGACCAGTCAGGGATCTGACACGCTGCACCCAGGGAAGGGCCGGAGCCCCCTTGCTTGGCACACTGGCAACTAGGTTGGACAGAGCCCTAGACAACGTCCTGTCGGTGTCGAtgctgccctggccctggggggGATGGACGCTCTACCCCATtggtctgccccagccctgacatcATCTATGACCCTGGCATGGTTACCAGGAGCAGCCTGAGACCTGGCTGTGCCCATCTCCAAGGCCCCTGGCTTAGGCTCGTTACCCCACGGGCCCAGGACTCTGCACTGGCATCTCTACATGGAAGAGCCATTTCGTGTCCCCAGATATCTCCTCTTCCTGGTGTCTCCTtcacccttgggggggggggtgtctgtgtctcCCCCTTCCTCTTTTCCATTTAACCATTTAGAGGGCTCTGTCTCTCCCCACTTGGAGTCCGTTTCCCCCACTGTGCCCTGGTGGGgtctctgtttctctccccttccccctttgagACCTCCCTGAGGCAGGCAGAAAGAGAATTTGAGTTCATCCTTGACCTAGGACCCCTGCCAGCCTCTCCCCCGAGTGTCCTGTGGGCCCAGGGAACGTCTTGCTCACCTGACCCGTCCTGGGCAGCTCCAGGATTCGTctctggggcttcagcaggaagcCCCTGGCTGTGCAGCATGGTCCTGGCTCTGGGGACTCGGGCCAAGGCTGGTGCCTGTCACAATCCTCGAAACCTCCTGGATTCTCTGTCCACCACCAGCCAGGAGGTCCGGGTctctgctggggaagggatggcgGTTCTGGTCCAATTCTCCTGCTAAATCTCCAGATCTCACAGTgcaggcagcagagacaggatCACGATTGACCTGAGCCAAGTGTTTGATCCAAGGGGCACCAGACTGTTGTGGTCTAAATAGTCCTGGAATGTTCTGGTCccaacggcatcagactgtttggatcccaacggcatcagactgtttggatcccaacggcatcagactgtttggatcccaacggcatcagactgtttggatcccaacggcatcagactgtttggatccaaacggcatcagaAGTTCTGAGCTGGGTGAGGTCATTGTCATCCCAGCTGGCAATGCTCAGTTCCGTGCGAGCTGCTCTCGGGTCCAGCCGACCCTCCTCGAGTCCCGTCCAGGGAGGGCCGAGTTAATGAGGTCCCAGCCAAACCACTCAGCTGGGTCTATGCTGCACAAGGCCCGGGCGGGCCCATCCGGGGTCCGATCAGGGAGGGTGGAGCCATATCAGCCTCTGGCTTTGTGCTGGCACAGACTGAAGAGCAGGACCATTCATATTAGTGTTCATTTGGGTTACGGTAGCGCCAAGAGGCCCAGTCAGGACCAAGGCCATTGCTTGGAGCTGCCCACACCAGAgtgagagacggtccctgccccgatGAGCtgccagtctaaacagacaaacagaaataGACAGACAGCAACTCCGAACCCAGCACACCGTaggcagcccggccccagcacagagctcCTTTGAGATGCCTCCCCCAGCCCGTTTTAATCCCCCAAACCACCACTCTCCGCTGCCCACGTGCCCCAGGCAGGCCTCCTTGCTGTGCCGCCattcaccccaccctgcccccacaaaTAGAGCTGCAGGCTCCATGTGGGGAAGAAGAGATGGGGGGCCAAGCGTACCCTGGTCAGGAGCCACCTAATGGTGGCTCCTGGCtgcttttcttcctccccctggAGGCCTCTGAGACCCCCACCAGGATCTAGCTGTCCTCTAAAGAGACACCAAATCAACAAAGGCCTCTCAAGGCTTAACTCATGCCAACCCCAGCCAATGCCATGTAACTACCACCTGCACCCAACCCCACCTCCAATTCCAGTCCCAAGGGACCTGAACCCCTGGTCAGAAGTGTGATGTCCACCAGTGGCTCCTCACACCCCGATACACCTGCCCCCCTGTCcttgagctccccagccctgggcactctGGCCTAAGGATGGCCCCATCGCCGACAGaggcaccaaggtctccccagtCTCTGGGACGTTAATACTGAATGTTTTCCTCTTGGGAGATTCTCTCCTTGCAGTTCCCATCCAGTCCTGTTGTAAGTCAGAGACCGGCCAAggcccctggggcagagctgtgggggggatccCAACCCAGCTGCCTCTGGTGAAGGGCAGGTCTTCTAGCTGGAGGGGCCTTGCCCCAGGcacccaccagggggcgcctttccagctgtgcagtgcagctgttctcctccttccccccccacccccgcagccaggctgcaggtaatGGACGTGGTTCTGAGCGGAAAGTGCCAGAGTAAATGCTCTGGGTAAGAAGTCGGTGATGCACATCCCAGCCCCTTTCTCGTAGCTGATGGCTAAGAGCTGTGGCATTGCGGTATCAGCCGCATGTAGGGCAGGCCCTTGGGGGCCACCAGCTGGTGTATAGTCACTTTCTGGTGTGAAGCTGGGAGagagctcctgccccccaggctaCACTGAAAAAACCTGATTGGCTGGGGGAGTGCCACTCAAACACACAGCATTAACTCTGaccctgggggtggagggttgaAAGAATGGTGTGGGGCAGCCtgggaaatttggaaagaaaacagagaagctgcaggacaggagccctgagctggggcagggcgggagctgctggcaggagaGCCGGCTGCTGGCAAAAGGGGATTTGTGTAAACTCTCAGCCTTCAGCAGACAGGAGCTGAGACCAGTAACCGACCCACCAGGCTGAGCTCACCCAGCCCACCAGCACCATCCAGATCACGGGCCGGCTGGGCTgaccccagggggagggggttgcattgGCACGGGGCAGAGAGTCTGTGTGTGTCGAGCCAGGCGTGCCCCTACTGGGGATCCTGGCCTGGGTCTGCTCCGGGCTTTGCCCGGGTCACAGAACAGTGTTGTGCTGTTGTGTGGTGGTCGTTCCAGGGGTTAACTCTGACCCCCTAGGAGGGGAGTTGATGTTTGCACAGAGGCGCGTGGCTGGGACCTCTGCTCCAGGCCTGGCAACCCCCACCTGACATTACTCAAACGGTGGGGGGTTGCCAGGCTGTGAATATTACTGCACAATATTCCTTTTCCACTGGGCGTTTCCTTGTTCTGTTGGCGACAGCGACCTTGGTGTGAAAGCTGCCGTCTCTCCCTGTTGTAGGAGTGAGACCCCGAGCCCCATTCCACTGCCAGGCTGTCTCTCCATTCACACCCTAGTATTTCATGGTGGGATAGCTGGTCACCTGCTCCTTGATACGTTGCAGGCTACATCATGCTAAAGCGCCCATGTCCAGCCTGCAGCTTTGTCCCGTAGTCGTCTCGGGGTCACGTACATATCCGAGGCGTGGAAGAAATGTTGACAGATCCATAAAACTCCTAGTTCTCTCTGAACTGATTGAATATCTTCAGGTGTTGGCATCTGCTGCTGACGTACGCCATACGCATCGGCCTGGTGTATTTCTAGCAGCAGAAAGGTTTCTGCTTGGGTGTGGCAGGTGGGGGGGTTCTGCTCCTTGCCAATTCCtgcatctgttgggaaaatcaaAGGTGTCTTTCAAACCTGTCAGCTGATGGGTTCTGCCAGGTTTCTAGTTGTCTTTGAGCAGTGTCCTCATCCTGACAAAGCAGGTGCCATGTGCGTCTGTC is part of the Emys orbicularis isolate rEmyOrb1 chromosome 17, rEmyOrb1.hap1, whole genome shotgun sequence genome and encodes:
- the LOC135891045 gene encoding protein FAM170B-like, coding for MLHSQGLPAEAPETNPGAAQDGSESQRSGESPPRQGVSAGSSVPGETAEQGVSASAGPRDPNQQTSTATSVTSHSSTRGVQPAASNRLCAQPPGDPPGAGVKRKRSARVREAEGEGEEKSLFYMKIRAVNGVSVAWETGAGFGTIRKRPRIFKANYRGGESFAGSDPSSSHTRSELGDVDPEAESGAGGPAEEAPQQPMGAPPEWLLTPEQGLRCLACCRVFPSLEALTQHVKQGLREGFSCRVYYRVLGQLRAGEPPRKRRRRGGRECSKCGGQRRRPRKAAR